From a region of the Daphnia pulicaria isolate SC F1-1A chromosome 1, SC_F0-13Bv2, whole genome shotgun sequence genome:
- the LOC124320646 gene encoding nucleoporin p58/p45-like isoform X1, translating into MSFNLTSNQPSQPSAFGTPSFGNPAPTNSSFSFGSGPATLTSSAAPFSFGTTTAPQQTGGFQMGTSNASSTGGFGFGSTSQAPAFSFSSAPLNTGTATTSMTGAPFGFGAPSSTGFGLGAASSAPFTGLTTNVISTTTTAPSLGLGGINSTTFGGDLSASHSQGKSDSKAFNEMPVPAEISQSVEEFKKHVKEQKAKKDEVSRGSNKAPEKVGEEVETLKNILSNLANNIQQHSALVHKLKHDVALEIKNAEIAQRTKETAPSMQLDNTAPLEYFMRLVTDFEQRMQFYKQQIEDTERNLLAMTKQHALTPQELMGTMKKLHEAFVLLAGRVHMIHTSLQNYKDDYLTYRRRVLNDPTDIFASKSHAPSKSVLVSQLNKIGSGPSPFGGTSDPLSRTLSHLTNAVQGSGAGLSGGTSGGLSFGSSLASSSNPGSLSFGTPSRPAGFFGSSAQSLQSANSSFQLQSPPPGNKRNKR; encoded by the exons ATGTCTTTTAATTTAACTTCCAATCAGCCCTCTCAACCGTCAGCCTTTGGAACGCCGTCGTTCGGAAA TCCAGCACCTACAAATTCTTCATTCTCCTTTGGTTCTGGCCCTGCAACTTTAACAAGTAGTGCTGCTCCTTTTTCATTTGGAACCACTACAGCTCCACAGCAAACTGGAGGTTTTCAAATGGGTACTAGTAATGCATCTTCAACAGGCGGTTTTGGCTTTGGATCCACATCACAGGCACCGGCTTTCAGCTTCTCCAGTGCTCCCCTGAATACAGGAACTGCCACAACGTCAATGACTGGAGCTCCTTTTGGATTCGGTGCACCAAGCTCAACTG GATTTGGATTGGGTGCAGCATCAAGTGCTCCTTTTACTGGGCTCACAACTAATGTGATATCTACCACAACAACAGCCCCTTCTCTTGGTCTTGGGGGTATCAATTCAACTACATTTGGAGGTGATCTTTCTG CATCCCACTCACAAGGAAAATCTGATTCTAAAGCTTTTAATGAAATGCCTGTACCTGCCGAAATCTCTCAATCTGTTGAAGAATTCAA AAAACATGTGAAGGAACAGAAAGCCAAAAAGGACGAAGTTAGTCGAGGCAGTAACAAGGCCCCAGAAAAAGTGGGCGAGGAGGTTGAAACTTTGAAGAATATCCTCTCCAACCTGGCCAATAACATCCAGCAGCATTCCGCATTGGTTCACAAATTGAAGCATGATGTAGCACTT GAAATTAAAAATGCTGAAATCGCCCAGCGTACAAAAGAAACAGCACCCAGTATGCAACTCGACAATACGGCGCCTCTTGAATACTTTATGCGTTTAGTGACTGATTTCGAGCAGCGAATGCAGTTTTACAA GCAACAAATCGAAGACACGGAGAGGAATCTGCTGGCCATGACCAAACAGCATGCATTGACTCCTCAAG AACTGATGGGGACTATGAAAAAGTTGCACGAggcatttgttttgttggctGGACGTGTCCACATGATTCACACTTCGCTTCAAAACTACAAAGACGATTATTTGACGTACCGACGACGGGTTCTGAACGACCCCACTGATATTTTCGCCTCAAAGAGCCACGCCCCTTCGAAATCGGTGCTGGTGAGCCAATTGAACAAGATCGGCAGTGGGCCGTCCCCATTTGGAG GTACCTCGGATCCGCTTTCTCGGACATTAAGCCACCTTACCAACGCTGTTCAAGGTTCTGGTGCAGGTTTAAGTGGTGGCACTAGTGGTGGTCTCAGCTTTGGCTCCTCGTTAGCTAGTAGTAGTAATCCAGGTAGTCTATCGTTCGGGACACCAAGCCGCCCGGCAG gtttttttggtAGCTCTGCGCAGTCGCTGCAGTCAGCCAACTCGAGTTTCCAGCTGCAAAGCCCTCCTCCCGGCAATAAAAGGAACAAGCGCTAA
- the LOC124320646 gene encoding nucleoporin p58/p45-like isoform X3 — protein sequence MSFNLTSNQPSQPSAFGTPSFGNPAPTNSSFSFGSGPATLTSSAAPFSFGTTTAPQQTGGFQMGTSNASSTGGFGFGSTSQAPAFSFSSAPLNTGTATTSMTGAPFGFGAPSSTGFGLGAASSAPFTGLTTNVISTTTTAPSLGLGGINSTTFGGDLSASHSQGKSDSKAFNEMPVPAEISQSVEEFKKHVKEQKAKKDEVSRGSNKAPEKVGEEVETLKNILSNLANNIQQHSALVHKLKHDVALEIKNAEIAQRTKETAPSMQLDNTAPLEYFMRLVTDFEQRMQFYKQQIEDTERNLLAMTKQHALTPQELMGTMKKLHEAFVLLAGRVHMIHTSLQNYKDDYLTYRRRVLNDPTDIFASKSHAPSKSVLVSQLNKIGSGPSPFGGFFGSSAQSLQSANSSFQLQSPPPGNKRNKR from the exons ATGTCTTTTAATTTAACTTCCAATCAGCCCTCTCAACCGTCAGCCTTTGGAACGCCGTCGTTCGGAAA TCCAGCACCTACAAATTCTTCATTCTCCTTTGGTTCTGGCCCTGCAACTTTAACAAGTAGTGCTGCTCCTTTTTCATTTGGAACCACTACAGCTCCACAGCAAACTGGAGGTTTTCAAATGGGTACTAGTAATGCATCTTCAACAGGCGGTTTTGGCTTTGGATCCACATCACAGGCACCGGCTTTCAGCTTCTCCAGTGCTCCCCTGAATACAGGAACTGCCACAACGTCAATGACTGGAGCTCCTTTTGGATTCGGTGCACCAAGCTCAACTG GATTTGGATTGGGTGCAGCATCAAGTGCTCCTTTTACTGGGCTCACAACTAATGTGATATCTACCACAACAACAGCCCCTTCTCTTGGTCTTGGGGGTATCAATTCAACTACATTTGGAGGTGATCTTTCTG CATCCCACTCACAAGGAAAATCTGATTCTAAAGCTTTTAATGAAATGCCTGTACCTGCCGAAATCTCTCAATCTGTTGAAGAATTCAA AAAACATGTGAAGGAACAGAAAGCCAAAAAGGACGAAGTTAGTCGAGGCAGTAACAAGGCCCCAGAAAAAGTGGGCGAGGAGGTTGAAACTTTGAAGAATATCCTCTCCAACCTGGCCAATAACATCCAGCAGCATTCCGCATTGGTTCACAAATTGAAGCATGATGTAGCACTT GAAATTAAAAATGCTGAAATCGCCCAGCGTACAAAAGAAACAGCACCCAGTATGCAACTCGACAATACGGCGCCTCTTGAATACTTTATGCGTTTAGTGACTGATTTCGAGCAGCGAATGCAGTTTTACAA GCAACAAATCGAAGACACGGAGAGGAATCTGCTGGCCATGACCAAACAGCATGCATTGACTCCTCAAG AACTGATGGGGACTATGAAAAAGTTGCACGAggcatttgttttgttggctGGACGTGTCCACATGATTCACACTTCGCTTCAAAACTACAAAGACGATTATTTGACGTACCGACGACGGGTTCTGAACGACCCCACTGATATTTTCGCCTCAAAGAGCCACGCCCCTTCGAAATCGGTGCTGGTGAGCCAATTGAACAAGATCGGCAGTGGGCCGTCCCCATTTGGAG gtttttttggtAGCTCTGCGCAGTCGCTGCAGTCAGCCAACTCGAGTTTCCAGCTGCAAAGCCCTCCTCCCGGCAATAAAAGGAACAAGCGCTAA
- the LOC124320646 gene encoding nucleoporin p58/p45-like isoform X2: MSFNLTSNQPSQPSAFGTPSFGNPAPTNSSFSFGSGPATLTSSAAPFSFGTTTAPQQTGGFQMGTSNASSTGGFGFGSTSQAPAFSFSSAPLNTGTATTSMTGAPFGFGAPSSTGFGLGAASSAPFTGLTTNVISTTTTAPSLGLGGINSTTFGGDLSASHSQGKSDSKAFNEMPVPAEISQSVEEFKKHVKEQKAKKDEVSRGSNKAPEKVGEEVETLKNILSNLANNIQQHSALVHKLKHDVALEIKNAEIAQRTKETAPSMQLDNTAPLEYFMRLVTDFEQRMQFYKQQIEDTERNLLAMTKQHALTPQELMGTMKKLHEAFVLLAGRVHMIHTSLQNYKDDYLTYRRRVLNDPTDIFASKSHAPSKSVLVSQLNKIGSGPSPFGGTSDPLSRTLSHLTNAVQGSGAGLSGGTSGGLSFGSSLASSSNPGSLSFGTPSRPAVGFF, encoded by the exons ATGTCTTTTAATTTAACTTCCAATCAGCCCTCTCAACCGTCAGCCTTTGGAACGCCGTCGTTCGGAAA TCCAGCACCTACAAATTCTTCATTCTCCTTTGGTTCTGGCCCTGCAACTTTAACAAGTAGTGCTGCTCCTTTTTCATTTGGAACCACTACAGCTCCACAGCAAACTGGAGGTTTTCAAATGGGTACTAGTAATGCATCTTCAACAGGCGGTTTTGGCTTTGGATCCACATCACAGGCACCGGCTTTCAGCTTCTCCAGTGCTCCCCTGAATACAGGAACTGCCACAACGTCAATGACTGGAGCTCCTTTTGGATTCGGTGCACCAAGCTCAACTG GATTTGGATTGGGTGCAGCATCAAGTGCTCCTTTTACTGGGCTCACAACTAATGTGATATCTACCACAACAACAGCCCCTTCTCTTGGTCTTGGGGGTATCAATTCAACTACATTTGGAGGTGATCTTTCTG CATCCCACTCACAAGGAAAATCTGATTCTAAAGCTTTTAATGAAATGCCTGTACCTGCCGAAATCTCTCAATCTGTTGAAGAATTCAA AAAACATGTGAAGGAACAGAAAGCCAAAAAGGACGAAGTTAGTCGAGGCAGTAACAAGGCCCCAGAAAAAGTGGGCGAGGAGGTTGAAACTTTGAAGAATATCCTCTCCAACCTGGCCAATAACATCCAGCAGCATTCCGCATTGGTTCACAAATTGAAGCATGATGTAGCACTT GAAATTAAAAATGCTGAAATCGCCCAGCGTACAAAAGAAACAGCACCCAGTATGCAACTCGACAATACGGCGCCTCTTGAATACTTTATGCGTTTAGTGACTGATTTCGAGCAGCGAATGCAGTTTTACAA GCAACAAATCGAAGACACGGAGAGGAATCTGCTGGCCATGACCAAACAGCATGCATTGACTCCTCAAG AACTGATGGGGACTATGAAAAAGTTGCACGAggcatttgttttgttggctGGACGTGTCCACATGATTCACACTTCGCTTCAAAACTACAAAGACGATTATTTGACGTACCGACGACGGGTTCTGAACGACCCCACTGATATTTTCGCCTCAAAGAGCCACGCCCCTTCGAAATCGGTGCTGGTGAGCCAATTGAACAAGATCGGCAGTGGGCCGTCCCCATTTGGAG GTACCTCGGATCCGCTTTCTCGGACATTAAGCCACCTTACCAACGCTGTTCAAGGTTCTGGTGCAGGTTTAAGTGGTGGCACTAGTGGTGGTCTCAGCTTTGGCTCCTCGTTAGCTAGTAGTAGTAATCCAGGTAGTCTATCGTTCGGGACACCAAGCCGCCCGGCAG TCGGTTtcttttag
- the LOC124328949 gene encoding uncharacterized protein LOC124328949 isoform X1: MDIFLSWQLVVTSILFLTSVASSELELSELFDPPIDSSPYYQTLKDKTPIKFSSMLYKSVCVNIYDSQTTSNNKKIYFFSPIALLNNLDVASIHNLTVPQVSVGFSIWNQEVRKEVTEHLNQLLSEQIEPSHVKVLPFNSVRLTSKVRSADFSLTNEWLPYGNQPLLRFSLICPTREDCNRVKSEMEINPKQFEHLKLDFKPQLKDGIAPKDFSTQVEELKRKIEETNLNFNKELKKFSYASDDVAEKFYNMLQETKQELLGNIENKFAKELDAIREGYLENLRKSEEASQVALDILKKELHVTKKDFAATSQMLADKIKVTEENLAAALQNLEITRNELTETNGIVEKLSAKLNATISDLETATTKLASATRTELNSTKSAIADLTRKLNAQPSEIVDIGQMPTSCADLLRTGHKLSGFFLVKGLKKMEMVYCKFYPNGNDFQKWIGYADVKSATVHFYAQRIKSYSTESTPIPFDFARTNEGNAMDLTSGIFTAPRPGIYFFSFTGLANFPYSSSVVYFGVGLYLNGVRIGLGYVEEANTAAGQSSPLTLQSTQNLKKGDRVWVQIYFLSVGVKLLDSSNHYTHFTGFMLEEEIVASF; this comes from the exons atggatatttttttgtcgtggCAACTGGTAGTTAcatcgattctttttcttacaaGTGTTGCTTCCTCGGAATTGGAATTATCCGAATTATTTGATCCCCCAATCGATTCAAGCCCATACTACCAAACTCTTAAGGATAAAACGCCAATTAAATTCTCCTCCATGCTGTACAAATCTGTCTGTGTCAATATTTACGACAGTCAAACCACttcaaacaacaagaaaatctatttcttttcaccGATCGCTCTCCTAAATAACTTGGACGTCGCTTCTATTCACAATCTAACGGTTCCCCAGGTCAGTGTCGGTTTTTCAATTTGGAATCAAGAAGTCAGAAAAGAAGTGACCGAACACCTCAACCAGCTACTCAGTGAACAAATCGAGCCCAGTCACGTGAAAGTCCTTCCTTTCAACAGTGTTAGGCTGACCAGCAAAGTGCGATCTGCTGATTTCTCATTGACCAATGAGTGGCTCCCGTATGGCAATCAGCCATTACTCAGGTTTTCCTTGATTTGTCCGACACGGGAAGATTGCAATCGAGTGAAAAGTGAAATGGAAATCAACCCCAAACAATTTGAGCATTTGAAACTTGATTTCAAACCTCAGTTGAAGGATG GAATAGCTCCGAAAGATTTTTCAACACAAGTGGAAg aattaaaaagaaaaattgaagaaaccaatttgaatttcaacaaaGAATTGAAAA aattttcataTGCTTCCGATGACGTCGCTGAAAAATTTTACAACATGTTGCAAG AAACGAAACAAGAATTATTGGGAAACATCGAAAACAAATTTGCAAAAGAGCTAGACGCCATAAGGGAAg GATATTTGGAAAATTTACGAAAATCAGAAGAAGCATCTCAAGTTGCCTtggacattttgaaaaaagaactaCATG TTACCAAAAAGGATTTTGCAGCAACTTCACAAATGTTAGCAGATAAAATCAAAGTCACGGAAGAAAATCTAGCAg CTGCGTTGCAGAATTTGGAAATCACGAGAAATGAGCTGACAGAAACGAATGGAATAGTCGAGAAATTGTCGGCAAAATTAAACG CTACTATAAGTGATTTGGAAACTGCAACGACAAAATTGGCCTCAGCAACGAGAACGGAATTGAACAGTACAAAGTCAGCTATTGCGGATTTGACAAGAAAAttaaacg CCCAACCAAGTGAAATAGTCGACATTGGCCAAATGCCTACCTCCTGTGCGGATCTGCTGAGAACGGGACATAAACTGAGCGGATTCTTTTTGGTGAAAGGattgaaaaagatggaaatggtTTACTGTAAATTTTATCCTAATGGAAATG attttcaaaaatggatCGGATATGCCGACGTCAAATCAGCGACTGTTCATTTCTACGCCCAGAGAATCAAGTCATATTCCACAGAATCAactccgattccgttcgatttcGCTCGGACgaacgagggaaatgccatgGATTTGACATCGGGAATATTCACTGCGCCGCGACccggaatttatttcttttcattcacgGGACTGGCGAATTTTCCATATTCATCATCTGTTGTCTATTTCGGAGTTggtctttatttgaacggggTTCGAATCGGGTTAGGTTACGTTGAAGAGGCAAACACCGCCGCTGGTCAATCAAGTCCATTAACCCTCCAGTCGACGcagaacttgaaaaaaggcgatcGGGTCTGGGTGCAGATTTATTTCTTGTCAGTAGGGGTGAAATTGCTTGACAGCAGTAACCACTACACCCATTTTActggtttcatgttggaggaggaaattgtcgCGTCCTTTTGA
- the LOC124328949 gene encoding uncharacterized protein LOC124328949 isoform X2 gives MLYKSVCVNIYDSQTTSNNKKIYFFSPIALLNNLDVASIHNLTVPQVSVGFSIWNQEVRKEVTEHLNQLLSEQIEPSHVKVLPFNSVRLTSKVRSADFSLTNEWLPYGNQPLLRFSLICPTREDCNRVKSEMEINPKQFEHLKLDFKPQLKDGTMFIGIAPKDFSTQVEELKRKIEETNLNFNKELKKFSYASDDVAEKFYNMLQETKQELLGNIENKFAKELDAIREGYLENLRKSEEASQVALDILKKELHVTKKDFAATSQMLADKIKVTEENLAAALQNLEITRNELTETNGIVEKLSAKLNATISDLETATTKLASATRTELNSTKSAIADLTRKLNAQPSEIVDIGQMPTSCADLLRTGHKLSGFFLVKGLKKMEMVYCKFYPNGNDFQKWIGYADVKSATVHFYAQRIKSYSTESTPIPFDFARTNEGNAMDLTSGIFTAPRPGIYFFSFTGLANFPYSSSVVYFGVGLYLNGVRIGLGYVEEANTAAGQSSPLTLQSTQNLKKGDRVWVQIYFLSVGVKLLDSSNHYTHFTGFMLEEEIVASF, from the exons ATGCTGTACAAATCTGTCTGTGTCAATATTTACGACAGTCAAACCACttcaaacaacaagaaaatctatttcttttcaccGATCGCTCTCCTAAATAACTTGGACGTCGCTTCTATTCACAATCTAACGGTTCCCCAGGTCAGTGTCGGTTTTTCAATTTGGAATCAAGAAGTCAGAAAAGAAGTGACCGAACACCTCAACCAGCTACTCAGTGAACAAATCGAGCCCAGTCACGTGAAAGTCCTTCCTTTCAACAGTGTTAGGCTGACCAGCAAAGTGCGATCTGCTGATTTCTCATTGACCAATGAGTGGCTCCCGTATGGCAATCAGCCATTACTCAGGTTTTCCTTGATTTGTCCGACACGGGAAGATTGCAATCGAGTGAAAAGTGAAATGGAAATCAACCCCAAACAATTTGAGCATTTGAAACTTGATTTCAAACCTCAGTTGAAGGATGGTACGATGTTTattg GAATAGCTCCGAAAGATTTTTCAACACAAGTGGAAg aattaaaaagaaaaattgaagaaaccaatttgaatttcaacaaaGAATTGAAAA aattttcataTGCTTCCGATGACGTCGCTGAAAAATTTTACAACATGTTGCAAG AAACGAAACAAGAATTATTGGGAAACATCGAAAACAAATTTGCAAAAGAGCTAGACGCCATAAGGGAAg GATATTTGGAAAATTTACGAAAATCAGAAGAAGCATCTCAAGTTGCCTtggacattttgaaaaaagaactaCATG TTACCAAAAAGGATTTTGCAGCAACTTCACAAATGTTAGCAGATAAAATCAAAGTCACGGAAGAAAATCTAGCAg CTGCGTTGCAGAATTTGGAAATCACGAGAAATGAGCTGACAGAAACGAATGGAATAGTCGAGAAATTGTCGGCAAAATTAAACG CTACTATAAGTGATTTGGAAACTGCAACGACAAAATTGGCCTCAGCAACGAGAACGGAATTGAACAGTACAAAGTCAGCTATTGCGGATTTGACAAGAAAAttaaacg CCCAACCAAGTGAAATAGTCGACATTGGCCAAATGCCTACCTCCTGTGCGGATCTGCTGAGAACGGGACATAAACTGAGCGGATTCTTTTTGGTGAAAGGattgaaaaagatggaaatggtTTACTGTAAATTTTATCCTAATGGAAATG attttcaaaaatggatCGGATATGCCGACGTCAAATCAGCGACTGTTCATTTCTACGCCCAGAGAATCAAGTCATATTCCACAGAATCAactccgattccgttcgatttcGCTCGGACgaacgagggaaatgccatgGATTTGACATCGGGAATATTCACTGCGCCGCGACccggaatttatttcttttcattcacgGGACTGGCGAATTTTCCATATTCATCATCTGTTGTCTATTTCGGAGTTggtctttatttgaacggggTTCGAATCGGGTTAGGTTACGTTGAAGAGGCAAACACCGCCGCTGGTCAATCAAGTCCATTAACCCTCCAGTCGACGcagaacttgaaaaaaggcgatcGGGTCTGGGTGCAGATTTATTTCTTGTCAGTAGGGGTGAAATTGCTTGACAGCAGTAACCACTACACCCATTTTActggtttcatgttggaggaggaaattgtcgCGTCCTTTTGA